AAACGAAGGGGCGTGGGGCGGCCCACTTTCCTCAACCCGGAATTCGGGCGGACGGCCTTCAGCACTCAGCCGGGCAATCAGCTCACCTTTGGGGTTGTCGGTCATGCCGCAGGATACCCCGCCTACGGACTGGCCTGCGGCAGCGGCTGAGTCACACTCCAGATTCCGGCAAAGTTGGCCAGCTGGGTATTGGTTGCTGGCACGGCGTAAGCGCTGATGCTGCCGTCCAGATACAGGGCGTCAGGGCAGTGCAGGGTATCGCGGTAAAACACAGCAAAGGCATAGAAGTTCACAGGCGCATTACTCACCGCAAACCGTACCCGCCCGTCACTGCATACGCCCACCCCACTGCGAACCTTGAAGGACGAGCTGCCCTTGTTAAACGACGGATGGATGTTGCCCCGGCGCAGCAGCAGCGGCCCCGACTGTGTGGCGTAATCCGGCTGCAGCTTCTGGGACACATATTCTGCCGTTTCACTTATGCCTGCTTGGTCACCCTTGACCCAGAACACTCCGTTGGGAAGCAGCGCGAAGTTGCCACCCGTCCGGGCAAAGTTAGGCGGGATCAATTCCTCGCCCCCTTCAACATGCAGCCCCAAGGGACGGTAGCCAGGCGCGTAAATCCCGCTGTTGGTCAAGAACAGCGCCCGGTCGCCTTCCTTGCGCAGACGCTCACGCAATTGTGCGAAGGTCAGGTAAGGCTGCCCCGTGGTCGGGTTGATCCAGTGAAGCCGCAAGTCATCGCGGCGCAGGTCCACCGTGGCCACCGTGTAGGTGGTCAGGTCGCCCCTGATCTGCTGCAAAGTCAGCGCCTGAGCCGCTGGGCCACCCAGCAGGGTCAGGGTCAGCGCTGCACTACC
The sequence above is a segment of the Deinococcus radiophilus genome. Coding sequences within it:
- a CDS encoding phosphodiester glycosidase family protein; the encoded protein is MQWHKLTGSAALTLTLLGGPAAQALTLQQIRGDLTTYTVATVDLRRDDLRLHWINPTTGQPYLTFAQLRERLRKEGDRALFLTNSGIYAPGYRPLGLHVEGGEELIPPNFARTGGNFALLPNGVFWVKGDQAGISETAEYVSQKLQPDYATQSGPLLLRRGNIHPSFNKGSSSFKVRSGVGVCSDGRVRFAVSNAPVNFYAFAVFYRDTLHCPDALYLDGSISAYAVPATNTQLANFAGIWSVTQPLPQASP